CTCTACTTGCTCTGGGAGCTTACTTGAGTCACCTGGCAGGGATGGAGCATCTGTTCTGTCCCAAGCCCTGCCCTCCGAGCACAGGAGATACCCAAAGACGCGGTGTCCTGGCTGGCCCAAACCGCAGAGTGCGGATGGGTGAGTGGGGCTGGACTGGAATCAGGCCTCTCAGCCCAGCGGAGCCCAGTGTTGCCACAGCTTCTGAGGTTCATGAAACGGTGgatattcagatttctttttccattttttaattgtagtgaaatatacataagacttatcattttagccatttttaagtgtacagtctgATGGCATTAcatacattcacagtgttgtgcaaccatcaccaccatccgtctccagaactttcaTCTTCTTGAGCAAACTCCtcacccattaaacactaactccgatcccccctcccccagtctctgGCACCCACCCTCTACTTTCTGTTGCTATGAATTTAActgctctagggacctcatataggtggaatcatacagtatttgtccttttgtgtctggcttatttcactcagcataatgtcctcaaggtccatccatgttgtagcgtgtgtcagtgcttcattccttttcatgctGAACAGTACATAATGGtccactttttgtttatccattcatccatcgatggacactggGTTGTTTCACCTTTTTGTCTGCTGAGaagaatgctgctgtgaacatgggtgtgcaaacaTCTGTTTTAGCAGGGACTCAGAAAAACATTTGTACACTCGTGTTCACAACAGCATTAgtcaaaattcagatttttttttttttttttggctgcactgcctggcttgtgggatcttcgttccccaaccagggatcaaacccatgccccctgcattggaagcatggagtcttaaccaatggaccgaCAGGGAAGCccgcagatttttttttaatgtggatttgcccaatttaaaaaacacagcAGTACGGGTCTGACCAAACCCACTGGAGGGCTGGATTCCACACCTGGAATGCAGTGCTGATCTCAGAGCCAAGTGGCTTGCCTGGAGTTCAGggtgacccccaccccaccccggctcCCCTCTCCAGCTCAGAGATCCAGCCTCTCCTTACAGAAAACAGCTCGCAACCTCCAAGCCAGGGACAGAACTGCATGAAAAtgagcctcagaggagagagcAGTTCCCGACGCCGACGCTCTCTGCTGGGTTTCTGTCTGCAGGGCTCCTGCCCTAAAGCCAAGGCTCCCTTATATGGTTGGGCCCACGAGGACCCTGGTGGTCTGGTGACCTCTGCCCCGAGTACCCTGTCCCTGTGCCCTGAGCTGGTTGGCCCCTCACCCTGGATGGCTCTCCCCACCTCTTCTCCTAGTGTCCCCAACTCATCCTCTGGAGCCAGGCTCAGTGTCACCTACACAGGGAGGCCGGGTGGCCGGGCCAGACCCCCTTAGCCCCTGTGCCTCTCCTTTGCCACTGGAATCCTCCATTCCACCCACCGAGCCTTTGAGTTTGCTCTTCCTGCGGCTGGAATGGACCACACCCGCCTCTGCCCCTCTCCTGCAAGTCTCAGCTGAAGGTTTGCACTTCTTCCTTGGGCTCCTGATTTAAGATTACAAACCCCAAAACCCCACCTCCTGTTCCCCCttccatccccactgccaccccagAGTCCCTTCTGGCTTTGGTTTTCCCCATAGACTTTATTATCTATTAAACTaaatgatttacttatttatgttgtttattcTGTTTCCCCTGATGTCTCTGCCGTGAGGGCAGGATTGTCTTTGgtttgttcacagctgtatcgcagtaggtgctcagtagatTTGGTTGGATAATGAACGGATACCCCGATCAGATATCTGCCAGACTCCGGTGCCCACGTCTGAGATGCTGAGAGAAGGGGTGCAGTGAGTCACTTCTCTGGATTGAGCATTGCTGGCTCCAGCTGCTTTGCCCTCTGAGGCCTCTGCAGCCCTATCTgtcacccccacctccctgcaaaATCATCAGTGGTCCTGAGACGGCCTGGCAGGGACACGGAGAGTGGGTGGCAGGGTGGGCAGCCCATGCATCTCCTGCCCTGGCGAAGAGATGCCCAGCCACGATGCCTGGCATAGGTCTGGCATACCGCGGGCACAATGAATATTCTgtttgaatgaatgttgaatcaTACCAAGGTCTCCACTCCTTGGGAACTGGGGAGCTGGTCTGTGGGGCCCTTTTCCAAGACTTGTGCCAGGAAGTCTTCACTGGCTTTTCTGGACTTTCCCTGGTTCTTCCCGGGCCCTTCCCCTTGGGGCTATCTTCCTGGCCACCCCATCTCGAGGACAGCAACATCTTGGGGCACATGCCTGCCCCTTCGATCACCTGGGAAGTGATCCAGGTGGCATGAATGGCACGAAGAGCTGGAACAGAGAGGAACTGGAGAGGCGGGAGGCTGGAGCAGTCGGTCCCCAGTGGAATTCTCCAGACTCACTTCTTCctcacttgtttattcattcaacaaacatccatCGAGACCCAATGTGCACCAGGTACCAACCTAGATCCCGAGGATCCATGGGGAAACTCCTCACCGTCCCTCCCCTCTGAGAGTCGCAGCACACAGCACCCACCCTCAGGAGGGCCCTCCAGGGTCCACGCCTACAGCCCCCTCCTTCCCCGACACTCCTACCCCAGTCCCAGGCCTCTGTGCCCATCCCCCCATGACCCCTTGCGGTCATTACTTGCTCACTGCCTCCCACCCCTGGGGAGATGTATGCTGTCTAAGGATAGGACATGTGTCTTCTTCGTTATCGTGTCCCGGTGcccagcacaggacctggcatacagcaggtgcCAAACAAGTGCTTGTGGGGTGAGCTGGGGAGGCCAACCGCCTTAGATTCAGGAAGGGAGTGGGTTGGGGGAGCATGAGGGGCAAGGCCAGTCATGGGGCACAGAGGTGGACCCAGGACAGAGAGCAGGTGGGGGAGGGCGGTGGCGGGgagcccccttcccccaccctgctgGCATTTCTGCTCGACTGCTGCTGGGGCCCCACTGGAGGTTCCCCTCACCTTAGCCACTCTGTTTCCCTGcagtctccccacccccagtgctgGGACAGAGGTGAATGCGTCAGCTAGGGGCTCTTCAGGCTCCTGCGCCCCACCCTTGCCTTGTCTTTGGGTGGAGTGGGGCAGGGGCCTCCACGCAGCAGGAGGGCACCTCTGGCCTGAGGTTTAATCCTGAGTtgcctcctcctgcccctccaaCACAAGCAGGGGCCAGTAAAACACACCGATGATCCTTTTTGGTACCGATGATCTTCAGGTGAGTCTCACAGACTCTTTGAACCCCTAACAGCCTGAGGAGGTGGACAGCAGGAGGGGAGTCCACCCCTGGGCAGGCTCTGGGGGCAGAACGTGTGTTGGCTAAGCTGTGGGGCTTAGGAGAAGCTGTGGTAAGCGGTCTGCCCACAAAGGACAGGGGCTGTGGTGGCAGCCCCTCCCAACGCCCCGAGCCACCCACCAggccctcactccctctctctgaCCTCGGGCTTCTCCCCCAGCTGGTCCCCATCCCCAGCCTCTGTAGGGTTAACTCCAACGTTTCCTTCAGCCTCCCTTTCAAGGTCCTCCTTTCTGGGCAGCCCTCACTGGCTGCCACCGCCCCCCGCCGGCATCAGgtgcctcctctgggctcccacccACCGAGCACTTCTGACCCCGGGGGGCAGGTCACCATCCGTCTACTGAACTGGGCTCCCTCAGGGCTCCAAGAGTCCAGTTACCCCTTCTCTAGAATTGGGGTTCACATCTGGGCTCCTCCCCTCACCAGCTGGgggaccttgggtaagtcactaaCCTCCCTAAgcggcctcagtttgctcatctgcagaatgggaataataataaggGACTTTGCAGACTGAATGAGGTGGTGCCTGGCTCACTAAGCATGTGTAACTGCTGTTATGTCCATGCCCCTCCCCAGGCATATCGAGGGCCATCGCAAGGTTTGTTGATCAAACAACTGAAGGACAAAGATACACTGTCTCTCTTGGAAGAAGCCTGACTCCTCCTGCTCAGGGCGCGGGTGTCTAGAGTGTGGGGTGCTGAGTCACGGAAGACCTGACTGCAGGGTGAGGGTTACAGGATCACGTGGGCAGATTCCTTGGGGGAGCATTTCGCGTCCCACACCCCCACCTGGGCTCCCCGCTCAAGCATCACCCAGCAGCCGTTTGACCCCAAGGAGGAGTCCGGGGGATGGTCCTGGGAgcacaggggctggggtggggtgtggggactCAGCATCCCAGCCCTCCGCAGGCAGCCGCATCAGTCACAGCCACCTGGACAACTGGCTGCCCCGCCCGGGGTTCCTGggagtccaggtgagagatgaatCCGCAGGTGTTGAGTGACAGGCCTCACAGGAAGGTGTCCCCGGCACAGGTGGCCACTGGGGGTCTGATTCACTCCTTCTGGCAAGTGGGTTAACGGGATCCCCGAGCCCAGGGCTGGGTCAGGTCTTCCGCTGAGTCACAGGAGCCGTTACGGAGCCTCTGGGCAGCCCCTTGCCCGCTGTCACCCACCCAAGGCCCCAGGGCCTCCCCAACGGCTCCCACCACCGCGGACCCAGGCCCCAGGGTCTGAGtgccttccttccccacccagccCACCCCCGCTTCAAGCTTAAGGGCCTTTCTCTGCCCTGCCCCCCCAGTCAAGGTCAAGGCCCAGCCTAGacctgagggcccaggttccctCGCCTGCCCCTCCAGAGCCCGGATCCTGAGACCTGAGTCCGAGGATCCAGGCCCGAGGTAGGGGCCCCAGCTAGAGCCCTCCCACCACCGACTTTAACGGCTTATTTCCTCCCCgaagccccaccccctccctgtgACTGACAGCCCGGGGTGGCGGGACTGAGCCACTCACTCGGGGGACTGGTCCGACAGCATTCTGCCTCACAGGATAAAACCTGGGGTGGCCTGCAGGGAACCCAAGCTCTCCTGTCGGCAGTGGCCATGGTGGTTCCCGAGACTCTCCCTGCCCTGGGGAGGCACTACCTCAGAATTGTAACCTCCCTGCTGCTTCTGGCTGCTCCAGGTGAGTCCTGAGGGCCTGCtgccccctccaccccttccccattGTCCACCCAGCCGCCCACCCTCTTGTCCTGCCTgaatccctcctctccctctcatcTGTTGCTTtgttcccccacctccctctctccctctctccctctccctctctccctccctctccctctctccctctctccctctccccctctccctctctccctctctccctctccctctctccctctctatcaTATTtgcctgctctgagcctcaggttcctccaCAGCTGTGAGGAGTATATGAAACACTGCACTACAGGGCCCAGGACAGGGCTCAGCGCAGTCAGCGCTCAGTGTGCTCAGCTCTGCTTGTTATTTACCCTCTTCACGTCCCGTTCCTGTCTCTTGGGTCTGCATGGTCCACTGCTGGGGCAGCAGTATCCAGACCTCCGGCCTGGGAGGGGGGTTCTCACTCTCACCTCAGTGAGACACCTCAGGAGCTGACCCCTCACCCCCAGGCAGGCTGGATGGAGCCCGGGCACAGGCTGGACAGGAAGTTGCAGGGAGGCCAAGGCTGCAGCTCACAGCGAGGGCCTGAGGTTTCTGTCCGTCCTGCCCAGGCTCCAGGAAATGCCCCGCCTGGGGTGGCCTGGAGGGCCCCAGGGACTGAGCGACCGGGAAGGATCGCTGGGCACCAGGGCTCCCCTCCACCGACCtgaccctttctttctcttgccctcAGTCACCCTAGCTGCTGCCAAGACAACTGGTAAGTCAGAGCTGCCctcagggaagtggggagggaggaagcctgAAGGGCAGGGtagtgtctgtgtgtctgtctgtgggGGACAGGTCAGAAGCGGGCAGTGGGGCAAGAGGGGGTTTGAGCTGGAGAGGAAGGGCAGGCAGGAAACAAAGCCCAGAGAGTCGGGATGTGGAGAGAGGCCCAGGAGGCGGTGAGCGGCCCGTGAAGGTAAAAGGGCTAGAGGACCAAGTGCTGACccagaggggagggcagagagtggAAGGGCCGGGGAAGAGGCAGCAAAGGACGGAGCCAGGGTGCGAGGAGACTGGAGCACAGGCCTAGGTGCtgaaggcagggaaggggggCTGGAAGGGATGAGGATTGTGCCTGAGGGTTTGACACACTGGCCCCTCCTCCGCCAGGCCCCCCAGCCTGTGGAAAGCCCCAACACCTGAACCGAATCGTGGGTGGTGAGGACAGCACCGATGCTGAGTGGCCCTGGCTTGTGAGCATCCGGAAGAATGGCACCCACTACTGTGCAGGCTCCCTGCTCACCAACCATTGGGTGCTCACGGCCGCCCACTGCTTCAAGGGGTACATACGCTCAGCCGGTCCCCTCCACTCGATTCCCCAGACCCTGGGCTGCCCACACGGCCCCGGCTTCCAGGCCTCAGTCCAGTCTTGGGTCCCTCAGGAGAGTCCCTGCTTCTCCCCAGAAGCCTCTTTTGCTCACCAGGGGCCTTCATATGCCTGCCATTCCCCCAGAAACCCTTCCCAGACCCTTCCTGACCACCCAGTGGTTCCTGGCTGAtgccaccccctccctctcccttccagcCATCTGAACAAACCAGCCCTGTTCTCTGTGCTGCTGGGGGCCTGGCAGCTGGGGAACCCCGGCCCGAGGTCCCAGGAGGTGGGTATTGCCTGGGTGCAGTCCCACCCTGTGTACTCCTGGAAGGAAGGCGCCCGTGCTGACATCGCCTTGGTGCGCCTGGAGCACGCCATCCAGTTCTCTGAACGCATCCTGCCCATCTGcctgcctgattcctccatccaTCTCCTTCCGGACACCAACTGCTGGATTGCTGGCTGGGGGAGTATTCACGATGGAGGTGTGGCTTCTTTCCCaccaggggggtgggggtgggtggggacagaAGGCAGTGGACACTGGGAGATACAGGTGCCATGGGCAGCAAAGGATAGAGGCCAGAGGCAGAGCATGACACAGATAGAAGAAAAGACAGGCTGTGACCCAGAGATGTGATGACACAGAAGCCTAGGTGGATAGTTCTAGATCATTTCTAGTTAAAAGGTACCTTTCGCTGTGTTCTGAGGCAAAGATGCCAGATCAACCAAGATATTAAGTGATACAGGAACAGCTGAGAGGAGGTGTCTGTGGGACCAAGCTGAACCAGGTGAATATGAAAACAGCCCTAAGATTCCAAATCTGGAATAAACACCCCCCTGGTGGCATCATGACACAATTGCAGGCAAAATTCCCAGGAGAAAATGCAGTCTCCATAAATGGTAAAATATAATTGGCAAACCAAGTCTGGAGGTTTGGAAAACCTCATCTAGAAACACAAATTAGATTAGATAAAGTAAGAGGCAGAGAagcagtgacatatatatatggaactttAACCAGATTCCAGAAGAATTAAGAGAAATGACACCAGTTTGGGCATCTGGGGACCCCACTGACTCTGAAGTTTCAGCCAGCCTCCCCATGGTCATTCTTAGGGGCTCCTGTGAAAGGTGGATTTATGAACTGGGGAAGGTCTACAGACCAACCCTAGGGTCAATCCCCctaggggatggggtgggggggtccttCAAGTCCCAATAACATTCAACACTGAGTGGCCATTAGTCTGTAGCAGTACCGGTGCTGGATAAAGTAGTGCCTGAGACGGGACAAGCCTGGACCATTGGTTTGAACCATCTCATTGGCATCAGAGATCTCGTTAAAGATTCAGAGTTTCAGGCTGCACGTTCATTTGGGATTCAGTAGGTCCAGAGTGGAGTCCTGGAATTTGGGCTTTCTGCAGGCATTGTGGGAGAGCCTGACAGAGTTGATCCATTTAACCTTTGAGAAATGCTGCTGAGGGAATTGAGGAGGCCGCCAGGAGAGTCTCCCAAGCCTgactctctcctccctgcttccagtgcccctgccccaccctcagaCCCTCCAGAAGGTAAAGGTTCCCATCATCGACTCAGCAGTCTGCAGCCGCCTGTACTGGCAGGGAGCCGGGCAGGGCGCCATTACGGAGGACATGCTATGCGCCGGCTACCTGGAGGGGGAGCGGGACGCCTGTCTGGTGAGCACACCACCTCCTTCTCAGCCCTGCCCCACTGAGCTCCACCACCCCTCTCCTCCTGGGCCTCCTCCCAGAATCAGCTGTGACCTGGTAGTCCCCCTAGATAGATGCCTACAGAATCCGGCCCCAGCCTGGCTCAGCCGTTCATACATCAAACATTCTGAGCACCTCCGGTGTGCCTGACCCCATTCTCAGGGAGCTGGCATCCTCCTGAAGGGGTGCCACGGTCCTGGCCCCCAGAGCCAGCTCCAGCTCCACCACTGTGGCGGAGCACGGCGGGACGGTGCAATGGTCCACACCTGGGCTGggtcagttttcttctttctgagcctcggtttcctcaacTGTGAAGCAAGTCACAatcctccctgcctccagggctgtgagggagaaggtCTAGCACAAAGTGCTTCTTACAGGAAGTGAGCCTGGGAAGTGTGTCCTTCCCCGCCCTCCCGGTCCTGGTAGCGTTGGTTAGGGTGCCGCGGCCCCCAGGTCGGAGAAATGGTCCCCCGCGAAGGGAACTGCCACCCGCTGCGGCGCGGGTCCTGGGCTCTGCTCACCGCTTGCCCCACGCGGGTCCCTAACCTTCCCTCCTCTCCGCAGGGCGACTCCGGAGGCCCTCTGATGTGCCAGGTCGAGCGCACCTGGCTGCTGGCGGGCGTCATCAGCTGGGGCGAGGGCTGTGCGGAGCGCAACCGGCCCGGCGTCTACATCAGCCTGGCCGCCCACCGCTCCTGGGTACAGAGGATCGTGCAAGGGGTGCAGCTGCGCGGGCACTCGCAGGGTAGCGGGCCCACAGGGCGCCGGGGACGGGCTCTGGGGGCGCGGCGAGCTCGCAGGGCCGCCCGGGGCCGCGGGGTTTAGGGATCTGGGGAGACCACGTGCTGTTTCCTCCGTTGTAAATAAGCGGTCTACCTCTGGGGGAGCGCCCGAGTGCCGGCGCCGGATCTCCTCCACGGggaggccccgccccgcgcctGGGCTCAGGCCCCACCCCCGAGGCCGGAGCGCCTTTGTGTACATACATGTTAATGATTTTTACAGTTATTTGTAACTCCGCCCACACGTCTTATTTATTCCTCcaatttcaataaattatttattccCCAGTTCCTATTTTTTCCCTCGGGTGTGGGAACATTGGGAAGCAGGGTCCAGTCGGGGTTAAAAAGGGGGCTGGCAGGAGTTTGGATGGTGGTCTGGACAGGGACCCAGGTGTCCTGCCCACCTAGGATTCAACATCCTGACTTCTGACCTTTGCACTGTCCTTTTGTAACCCCTTGCCACCAGGGAGACCAAATGGAGAGGAGACAGGAGGCCCAGCAACCTGGGAGGCTCAGCTCTCCCACATGAAAGGTGGGTGTTGGGGGCTGCAGGGCCAGGGAGGTCCCCAACCTGCCTGTTGAATTTCCGAAACAGGGCTGGCTAGGAgaacccccccccacacacacacacacacgagagtgGGGTGTCCCCCATCCTCCCTCATCTTAGAGCCGGGTGTCTCAGATTTGGGCTGAGGCAGCCAGGACTCCCCAGGAGCTGACTCAGCAAGTGGCTCACTGCTGATTCTGTGACTCCTACCCCCGAAACGAAGGAGCAAAACAATGAGACAGCAGGTCTCTGTGGGGGCTTGAGTCACCTCACCTGCCCCCACGGggtggggctgagagctgagtCCTAGGCCACCATGGGGTCTGCCTGGGACCGAGCTAATCCTCCCCTTTCCCAACGCCCACCTTCCTGCAGCCAGGCCTCTGGCCTCCTggaccagccctgcccctcctcccagggcccagGACGCTGTACCCCATCAGCCCCACCTGGACTTCCCAGAAACAAGCGAATGTGCAGGCAGGGCTCTGTGGTTGGTTTGATGAGTATTGCGAGAGAGATTTTTTCTAACAGTCAGGAAGACAAGTAGGTCCAGCTGTGCAGAGGACGGAGCTGAGTGGCTGCCTCAGAGCCTCCAACTAGAAACAATCAGTGCAGTGAGCTTGAGAAGGCAGCACAGGTGTGGTTTGGTTGGTTGGTATCCTTTACTGTGAGCACCGTTCTAAAGCTTTgttcatattgttttgattacccCCATGTTAATAAGTGCTGTGGGGTTGGTCTTATTAACAAACAAACGCTAACCTGGCCTCCCGCTGGCCTGGGAACCAGCTGGGGGGTGAGCAGG
This region of Physeter macrocephalus isolate SW-GA chromosome 14, ASM283717v5, whole genome shotgun sequence genomic DNA includes:
- the LOC102978985 gene encoding brain-specific serine protease 4 isoform X2, which translates into the protein MVVPETLPALGRHYLRIVTSLLLLAAPVTLAAAKTTGPPACGKPQHLNRIVGGEDSTDAEWPWLVSIRKNGTHYCAGSLLTNHWVLTAAHCFKGHLNKPALFSVLLGAWQLGNPGPRSQEVGIAWVQSHPVYSWKEGARADIALVRLEHAIQFSERILPICLPDSSIHLLPDTNCWIAGWGSIHDGVPLPHPQTLQKVKVPIIDSAVCSRLYWQGAGQGAITEDMLCAGYLEGERDACLGDSGGPLMCQVERTWLLAGVISWGEGCAERNRPGVYISLAAHRSWGDQMERRQEAQQPGRLSSPT
- the LOC102978985 gene encoding brain-specific serine protease 4 isoform X1 gives rise to the protein MVVPETLPALGRHYLRIVTSLLLLAAPVTLAAAKTTGPPACGKPQHLNRIVGGEDSTDAEWPWLVSIRKNGTHYCAGSLLTNHWVLTAAHCFKGHLNKPALFSVLLGAWQLGNPGPRSQEVGIAWVQSHPVYSWKEGARADIALVRLEHAIQFSERILPICLPDSSIHLLPDTNCWIAGWGSIHDGVPLPHPQTLQKVKVPIIDSAVCSRLYWQGAGQGAITEDMLCAGYLEGERDACLGDSGGPLMCQVERTWLLAGVISWGEGCAERNRPGVYISLAAHRSWVQRIVQGVQLRGHSQGSGPTGRRGRALGARRARRAARGRGV